One window of the Runella slithyformis DSM 19594 genome contains the following:
- a CDS encoding sugar phosphate isomerase/epimerase family protein: MNRRNFIKQSALLGVGPVIAPSLFAEAKKLKKFGVQLYSVRDLMPKDAKGTMKKLAELGYTQFESYGGPDFLWGMSPSECKTYLNDLGVKMISTHFDINKDLDKNIERGAEAGLQYMLCPYIGPQKTIDAWKKKADLFNEVGEKVTKAGMKFGYHNHDYSFKPLDGQIPHEVLLANTDPKKVMFELDLCWVIASGQDAVAHLNKYADRYELVHIKDMVKEGGKVVQKDFGTGTVDYPTILKAAKKAGIKYYIVEQEEYPVSSLASMKVDADWMKKLSI, encoded by the coding sequence ATGAACCGTCGGAATTTCATCAAACAATCTGCCCTTTTGGGAGTAGGCCCTGTCATCGCACCAAGTCTCTTTGCCGAAGCAAAAAAGCTCAAAAAATTTGGGGTTCAATTATACAGTGTGCGCGACCTGATGCCGAAAGATGCCAAGGGCACCATGAAAAAATTGGCCGAATTGGGCTATACCCAGTTTGAAAGCTACGGTGGACCGGATTTTCTTTGGGGCATGAGTCCGTCTGAATGCAAAACCTATCTAAACGACTTAGGCGTAAAGATGATAAGTACCCACTTTGATATCAATAAAGACTTGGATAAAAACATTGAGCGGGGTGCCGAAGCAGGTCTGCAATACATGCTTTGTCCGTACATCGGTCCCCAGAAAACCATAGATGCCTGGAAGAAAAAGGCCGACTTGTTCAACGAAGTTGGCGAAAAGGTCACAAAAGCAGGGATGAAGTTTGGCTACCACAATCACGATTACTCCTTCAAGCCGCTGGACGGTCAGATTCCTCACGAAGTACTACTGGCAAATACCGACCCTAAAAAGGTAATGTTTGAACTGGATCTGTGTTGGGTCATTGCTTCCGGCCAGGATGCCGTTGCTCACCTGAACAAGTATGCAGACCGCTACGAACTGGTACACATCAAGGATATGGTAAAAGAAGGCGGCAAAGTAGTACAGAAAGACTTTGGAACAGGAACGGTCGACTACCCAACCATTCTCAAAGCAGCGAAGAAAGCGGGCATCAAGTATTATATCGTTGAGCAGGAAGAATATCCTGTCTCCTCCCTGGCAAGTATGAAAGTGGATGCTGATTGGATGAAAAAACTTTCGATTTAA
- a CDS encoding SanA/YdcF family protein gives MKEGLLHINAIRRSKKLRVSLVKQLIKGGFWMVFSVVVLVLLCNWIVVDTTREKVFFDINTLPSNDVGLVLGTSKYVARGKENLFFRYRMEASARLFKEGKVKYLILSGNKEAETYDEPKAMKQALTKLGVPEDAMLLDTAGYRTYDSVIRCREVYGQERVTVISQNFHNARALYLADHEGLNAVGFAAQDVPNGYSIKTLIREYLARPKAMLDVYVLKPEAGVRENPLEKERVTKF, from the coding sequence ATGAAAGAAGGATTGCTACATATTAACGCGATACGCCGTTCCAAAAAACTACGGGTCTCCTTGGTAAAACAACTGATCAAGGGAGGCTTTTGGATGGTTTTTTCGGTGGTTGTGTTGGTATTGTTATGTAATTGGATCGTGGTGGATACCACCCGAGAGAAAGTTTTCTTCGATATCAATACCCTGCCTTCCAACGATGTTGGCTTGGTGCTTGGCACCAGTAAATACGTAGCCCGTGGCAAAGAAAACCTTTTCTTTCGCTATCGAATGGAAGCTTCGGCGCGATTGTTTAAAGAAGGGAAAGTTAAATACTTGATATTGAGCGGCAACAAAGAAGCCGAAACCTACGATGAGCCCAAAGCTATGAAACAGGCGCTGACTAAATTGGGTGTACCTGAAGACGCTATGCTGCTCGATACGGCCGGCTACCGAACCTATGATTCTGTGATTCGTTGTCGGGAAGTGTATGGTCAGGAACGGGTGACGGTGATTTCGCAAAATTTTCATAATGCCCGGGCGCTTTACCTCGCTGATCATGAAGGTCTCAACGCCGTAGGATTTGCCGCTCAGGATGTCCCCAATGGATATTCCATCAAGACCCTCATCCGTGAGTATCTCGCGCGGCCCAAAGCGATGCTGGATGTATACGTACTTAAGCCCGAAGCAGGAGTAAGGGAAAACCCGCTTGAAAAGGAACGGGTAACGAAGTTTTAG
- a CDS encoding DNA gyrase/topoisomerase IV subunit A, translated as MSETNETLPEEKHPKKDSLHTQSDVGDMYQNWFLDYASYVILERAVPAVEDGLKPVQRRILHALREMDDGRFNKVANVIGATMQYHPHGDASINEAIVNMGQKELMFDTQGNWGDIRTGDSAAAPRYIEVRLSKFGNDVIFNDDTTEWQLSYDGRKREPVTLPVKFPLLLATGVEGIAVGLSTKIMPHNFVELVEASIALLKGQPFALYPDFPTGGQIDVTNYNDGLRGGKIRVRAKIEELDKKTLIIREIPFSTTTTSVKDSIIKANDEGKIKIRKVEDLTSKDVEVLVHLAPNVSPDITIDALYAFTECEVSISPNACIIIQDRPHFVTVSEILRVCNDQTVNLLKRELEIRRFELKEKLLYSSLEKIFIENRIYRDIEECETFEAVIQTIDAGLTPFKADFYREITEEDILRLTELRIKRISKYDGFKADEAMRKLQEELKEVEDNLANLTRFAIAYYKDLLKKYGKNRERRTEIRSFNTIAATVVAAANQKLYVNREEGFVGYGLKKDEYVMDCSDIDDVIIFRRDGKYKVVRITEKVFVGKDIIYVAVFKKNDERKVYNVTYLDGKSGASYAKRFVVTGITRDKEYDVTLGTPKSKITYFTANDNGEAEVITVNLTAQSTARIKLFDFNFAQLAIKNRSAMGNVLTKYPVRKIAFKSAGASTLGGVDLWYDSVLGRLNRDDRGRYLGNFDNGDLILVVYKEGTYELTTYDLTNRYEPKDILHIIKFLPDRPISAVYFEATQKNYFAKRFKIETTTVDKKFSFIGDTKGSKLVFASLDAHPRMEIVVEKSKAETLKEIVALDTFVDVRGWKALGNKVSNLKVREIKQVESLPEIDKAAPVAVIESLNGSEVDVNPENESSSADTTDENGQLGLF; from the coding sequence ATGAGCGAGACCAACGAAACCTTACCTGAAGAAAAACATCCTAAAAAAGATTCCCTCCATACCCAGTCGGATGTGGGGGATATGTACCAGAATTGGTTTTTGGATTATGCTTCCTACGTAATCCTGGAGCGTGCCGTCCCCGCGGTTGAAGACGGCCTCAAGCCGGTTCAGCGGCGTATCCTGCACGCCCTGCGGGAGATGGATGACGGTCGGTTTAATAAAGTGGCCAATGTTATCGGAGCCACAATGCAGTACCACCCGCACGGCGATGCCTCCATTAATGAGGCCATCGTCAACATGGGGCAAAAAGAACTTATGTTTGATACCCAGGGAAACTGGGGCGATATTCGGACGGGTGACAGCGCTGCCGCACCGCGTTATATTGAAGTACGGTTGTCGAAGTTTGGAAATGACGTTATCTTTAACGACGATACCACTGAATGGCAACTCAGTTACGATGGTCGTAAGCGCGAACCCGTTACCCTTCCCGTCAAGTTTCCGTTGCTGTTGGCTACGGGTGTTGAAGGGATTGCGGTAGGGCTTTCCACCAAGATCATGCCGCACAACTTTGTGGAATTGGTTGAAGCTTCCATTGCTCTTTTAAAAGGCCAGCCTTTTGCACTGTATCCGGATTTTCCAACGGGCGGGCAAATTGACGTTACCAACTATAACGATGGTTTACGCGGCGGGAAAATAAGGGTACGGGCTAAAATTGAAGAGCTGGACAAAAAAACGCTGATCATTCGGGAAATTCCGTTCAGTACTACCACAACGTCGGTCAAAGACTCTATCATCAAAGCCAACGATGAAGGCAAAATTAAAATCCGGAAAGTAGAAGATCTGACGTCGAAAGACGTTGAAGTATTGGTGCATTTGGCTCCCAACGTATCTCCTGACATTACCATTGATGCGTTGTATGCGTTTACGGAATGTGAGGTAAGTATTTCGCCCAATGCCTGTATCATTATTCAGGACCGTCCGCACTTCGTCACCGTTTCGGAAATTTTGCGGGTTTGCAATGACCAAACTGTAAATCTGCTCAAAAGAGAGCTGGAAATCAGACGGTTTGAATTAAAGGAAAAACTGTTGTACAGCTCCCTGGAAAAAATATTCATTGAAAACCGAATCTACCGGGACATTGAAGAATGCGAAACTTTTGAAGCCGTTATCCAAACCATTGATGCAGGGCTTACGCCGTTCAAAGCTGATTTTTACCGTGAGATTACGGAAGAAGATATTCTGCGACTCACCGAGCTTCGTATCAAACGTATCTCAAAATACGATGGCTTTAAGGCCGATGAAGCCATGCGGAAGCTTCAGGAAGAGTTGAAAGAAGTAGAAGATAATTTGGCTAACCTGACTCGCTTTGCGATTGCATATTACAAAGATTTGTTAAAAAAATACGGTAAGAACCGTGAGCGCCGTACGGAGATTCGTTCGTTCAATACCATTGCGGCTACTGTTGTGGCAGCGGCAAACCAAAAACTGTATGTCAACCGAGAGGAAGGTTTTGTAGGGTATGGATTGAAGAAAGACGAATACGTGATGGATTGCTCCGATATTGACGATGTGATTATCTTCCGCCGTGATGGTAAGTACAAAGTAGTACGCATTACGGAGAAAGTATTTGTCGGTAAAGACATTATTTACGTTGCGGTCTTTAAGAAAAATGATGAACGTAAAGTATACAATGTGACGTACCTGGATGGGAAATCAGGAGCAAGTTATGCCAAACGTTTTGTGGTGACGGGAATTACGCGCGACAAAGAATATGATGTAACCCTCGGAACGCCCAAGTCCAAGATCACGTATTTTACGGCCAACGATAATGGAGAAGCGGAAGTAATCACGGTGAATCTGACGGCGCAAAGTACGGCCCGGATCAAACTGTTTGATTTTAATTTTGCCCAACTCGCTATCAAGAACCGTTCGGCTATGGGCAATGTACTAACCAAATACCCTGTACGAAAAATAGCCTTTAAATCGGCCGGAGCATCAACGTTGGGAGGTGTTGATTTGTGGTACGACAGTGTACTCGGACGATTGAACCGCGACGATCGCGGACGCTACTTGGGGAATTTTGACAATGGTGACCTGATTTTGGTGGTATATAAAGAAGGAACGTATGAATTGACCACCTATGATCTGACCAATCGGTATGAACCCAAGGACATTCTCCATATTATAAAGTTTTTGCCTGACCGTCCCATTTCTGCGGTTTATTTTGAAGCTACCCAGAAAAATTATTTTGCAAAACGTTTTAAAATAGAGACCACAACCGTCGACAAGAAGTTTTCCTTCATTGGAGATACGAAAGGGTCCAAACTGGTGTTTGCTTCCCTTGATGCTCACCCTCGAATGGAGATAGTTGTCGAGAAAAGTAAAGCCGAAACCCTAAAGGAGATTGTTGCACTCGATACTTTTGTAGACGTGAGGGGATGGAAAGCTTTAGGAAACAAAGTATCCAACCTGAAAGTAAGAGAGATAAAACAGGTGGAGTCTTTGCCTGAAATTGATAAAGCCGCACCCGTCGCGGTGATTGAGTCACTCAATGGATCAGAAGTTGATGTCAACCCTGAAAATGAAAGTTCTTCTGCCGATACAACCGATGAAAATGGACAGCTAGGTTTATTTTAA
- the hemF gene encoding oxygen-dependent coproporphyrinogen oxidase, which translates to MRDTIATYFQQLQDRICQALETADGLGTFKEDKWSHHSGGGGRSRVLENGNIIEKGGVNFSAVQGQTSEALMRQMNLDEQADYFATGVSIVMHPHSPMVPIIHMNVRYFEMSNGLSWFGGGIDLTPHYVVEEDARWFHQQLKTSCDKHDPSYYPRFKKWADDYFYIPHRQETRGVGGIFFDYLKSEEKQPIFRFVQEVGETFAPTYTHLMLKNKDVPFGETEKQWQLVRRGRYAEFNLAWDRGTKFGLETGGRTESILMSLPPLACWKYDYRPSADSLEGQTILLLKKGIEWA; encoded by the coding sequence ATGCGCGATACAATTGCCACCTACTTTCAACAATTGCAGGATCGTATCTGCCAGGCCCTAGAGACCGCCGACGGACTCGGTACATTCAAAGAAGATAAATGGAGTCACCACAGCGGCGGGGGCGGGCGCTCCCGTGTACTCGAAAACGGCAATATCATTGAAAAAGGGGGCGTTAATTTTTCGGCTGTACAGGGGCAAACTTCAGAGGCACTTATGCGTCAGATGAACCTCGATGAGCAGGCCGACTATTTTGCTACGGGCGTGTCCATTGTGATGCATCCCCACAGTCCGATGGTGCCTATCATCCACATGAACGTGCGCTATTTTGAGATGTCCAACGGCCTTAGCTGGTTTGGCGGAGGGATTGACCTTACACCGCATTACGTGGTCGAAGAAGATGCCCGGTGGTTTCATCAACAATTGAAAACAAGCTGTGATAAACACGATCCGTCGTATTATCCGCGCTTTAAAAAGTGGGCCGATGATTATTTCTATATACCGCACCGTCAGGAGACGCGTGGGGTAGGCGGCATCTTTTTTGATTATTTAAAATCGGAAGAAAAACAACCCATCTTTCGATTTGTTCAGGAGGTGGGAGAAACGTTTGCTCCGACATATACACATCTAATGTTGAAAAACAAAGATGTGCCGTTTGGGGAGACTGAAAAGCAATGGCAGTTGGTACGGCGCGGCAGGTATGCCGAATTTAATCTGGCCTGGGACCGAGGTACAAAATTCGGCTTGGAAACGGGCGGGCGTACCGAGTCTATTTTGATGAGTTTGCCGCCATTGGCATGTTGGAAATACGATTACCGCCCCTCTGCGGATAGCCTTGAGGGTCAAACAATTTTATTGCTTAAAAAAGGGATTGAGTGGGCTTAA
- a CDS encoding tRNA1(Val) (adenine(37)-N6)-methyltransferase, with translation MPRIPSPFFRFKQFAVWHDRSALKVCTEACILGAYADVAGAERALDIGTGTGLLALMAAQRNTELYTDAVEIEEQNYIQAVNNVAHSPFAGRISVHHSSIQEWSDRKANTALYTYDLAYDLIISNPPFFANHLRSPDQARNRALHSDTLTLEELAISVNRLLSKKGRFVVLLPAYETQLLTVIAAREGLWPTRQLEVFQRPDRPLFRMITTFERHFAESVPETLYIHHSDGTYSDGFQTLLKEYYLIF, from the coding sequence ATGCCCCGGATTCCATCGCCTTTTTTTCGGTTTAAACAATTTGCCGTTTGGCACGACCGCAGCGCGTTGAAGGTTTGTACAGAAGCCTGTATTCTGGGGGCCTATGCTGATGTGGCAGGAGCTGAAAGAGCATTGGATATAGGGACCGGCACGGGGCTGTTGGCGTTGATGGCCGCGCAGAGAAATACCGAATTGTACACTGATGCAGTTGAGATTGAGGAACAAAACTATATTCAGGCCGTAAACAATGTAGCCCACAGCCCCTTTGCAGGACGTATTTCCGTACATCACAGCTCCATTCAGGAGTGGAGCGACAGAAAAGCCAATACCGCCCTATATACTTACGATTTGGCTTATGACCTGATCATCAGCAATCCGCCTTTTTTTGCCAATCATCTGCGTTCGCCCGATCAGGCTCGTAACCGTGCCTTACATTCTGATACCCTCACCTTGGAGGAGTTGGCCATCTCAGTGAACAGACTGCTATCGAAAAAGGGGCGTTTTGTCGTGCTGTTGCCTGCCTATGAAACCCAACTTCTGACTGTCATCGCCGCCCGGGAAGGGTTATGGCCAACCCGCCAACTGGAGGTTTTTCAACGCCCCGACAGGCCGTTGTTCAGGATGATTACGACTTTTGAAAGGCACTTTGCCGAATCTGTTCCCGAAACTCTCTATATTCACCACTCGGATGGAACGTATTCCGACGGTTTTCAAACGTTATTAAAAGAATATTACCTGATTTTTTAA
- a CDS encoding ribonuclease H1 domain-containing protein, whose translation MAKKQKYYVVWEGRKRGVFTDWTECEAQIKGFPEAKFKSFDTLKEAEEALKVNYWDFISPKTAKGPLIEAPAKVGNPNLESIAVDAAWNTATGDVEYQGVYLRTGQKIFHQGPFKDGTNNIGEFLALVHGLAYLQKHQSNLPIYSDSRTAISWLKRKHANTKLEVTPRNKQIFELLQRAEEWLSKNKFTNQILKWETEYWGENPADFGRK comes from the coding sequence ATGGCTAAAAAACAGAAATACTATGTAGTGTGGGAAGGTCGTAAACGAGGTGTTTTTACAGACTGGACCGAATGTGAAGCTCAAATAAAAGGATTTCCTGAAGCAAAATTCAAATCGTTTGACACGTTAAAAGAAGCCGAGGAGGCACTGAAAGTTAATTATTGGGATTTTATTTCGCCTAAGACGGCCAAAGGACCTCTGATAGAAGCCCCTGCAAAAGTTGGCAACCCAAACTTAGAAAGCATTGCGGTAGATGCGGCCTGGAATACTGCCACCGGCGACGTCGAATACCAGGGAGTATACCTGCGTACCGGGCAAAAGATATTTCATCAGGGGCCGTTTAAAGACGGCACCAACAATATCGGGGAATTTTTGGCTCTTGTGCATGGATTGGCGTACCTCCAAAAACACCAAAGCAACTTGCCCATCTATTCGGATTCCCGAACGGCCATCAGCTGGTTGAAACGGAAGCATGCCAATACCAAACTCGAAGTTACTCCACGCAATAAGCAGATCTTTGAATTGCTCCAACGTGCCGAAGAATGGCTTTCCAAAAATAAATTTACGAATCAGATCCTGAAATGGGAAACTGAATACTGGGGTGAAAATCCCGCCGATTTTGGACGTAAGTAA
- a CDS encoding DUF6807 domain-containing protein: MKSIFCTVFACLSLNAFSQKAVVLTDKPADKKVEVIIDGKPFTAYFYPGPSLLKKAVLYPLRTANGTDITRGWPLDPRPGERVDHPHHVGMWLNYEAVNGHDFWNNSLTPPSSKGTYGTIVHTGIKSLKSGKKQGELVVTADWLDKNGGLMLTETTTYIFSGDATTRTVDRITTLTAKTDLVTFKDVKDGMFAIRVARQLEHPSKSPEVFTDASGVATKVPVMDNTGVSGSYRNSEGIEGEEVWSKRARWCNLRGKMGNEIVNIAILDHPKNVGYPTYWHARGYGLFAANPLGMKVFSNGKEELNLQLKSGESTTFRYRTVIASETLSDDKINKIASDFGKVK; this comes from the coding sequence ATGAAGTCCATTTTCTGTACTGTATTCGCCTGTCTTTCATTAAACGCATTTTCCCAAAAGGCGGTCGTTTTAACGGACAAACCAGCGGACAAAAAAGTTGAGGTAATCATTGACGGCAAGCCTTTTACAGCCTATTTCTATCCCGGACCGAGTCTGCTGAAAAAAGCCGTACTTTATCCTCTCCGTACCGCCAACGGCACCGATATTACCCGTGGCTGGCCCCTTGATCCGCGCCCGGGTGAGCGTGTCGACCACCCCCACCACGTGGGGATGTGGCTGAATTATGAAGCCGTCAACGGCCACGACTTCTGGAACAATTCGCTGACGCCGCCCAGCTCAAAAGGTACATACGGCACCATTGTCCACACGGGCATAAAAAGCCTTAAAAGCGGCAAAAAGCAGGGGGAGTTGGTCGTGACCGCCGATTGGCTGGATAAAAACGGCGGACTGATGCTGACCGAAACCACCACCTACATTTTCAGCGGCGACGCTACCACCCGCACCGTAGACCGTATCACGACCCTTACGGCTAAAACAGACCTCGTGACTTTCAAAGACGTAAAAGACGGTATGTTTGCCATTCGGGTAGCACGTCAATTGGAGCACCCTTCCAAAAGCCCTGAGGTATTCACTGATGCAAGCGGCGTAGCGACCAAGGTCCCCGTCATGGACAATACGGGAGTGTCGGGAAGCTACCGCAACAGCGAAGGTATCGAAGGCGAAGAGGTGTGGAGCAAACGCGCCCGCTGGTGCAACCTGCGCGGAAAAATGGGAAATGAAATTGTTAACATTGCCATTCTGGATCACCCAAAAAATGTGGGATATCCTACCTATTGGCACGCCCGCGGCTACGGGCTCTTCGCTGCCAATCCACTTGGAATGAAAGTATTCAGCAACGGAAAAGAAGAATTGAACCTGCAACTCAAAAGCGGCGAATCAACTACCTTCCGCTACCGTACCGTCATTGCCTCCGAAACCTTATCCGATGATAAGATCAATAAGATCGCGTCTGATTTCGGCAAAGTAAAATAA
- a CDS encoding response regulator, which yields MTLNSKSGKSIFLADDDADDCLLFEDALREVSQQIKLTTANDGIELMDILDRKVPPPPDVIFLDLNMPRKNGFECLIEIKHTDKLKNIPVVIFSTSSQPETINRVYEQGANYYVCKPGSFSKLKLVIQKVLDIDWNQHKPPRNKENFLITL from the coding sequence ATGACATTAAACTCAAAATCAGGTAAATCTATCTTTCTGGCTGACGACGATGCGGACGACTGTCTTTTATTTGAAGACGCGTTGCGGGAAGTTTCGCAACAAATCAAACTGACAACTGCCAACGACGGAATAGAACTGATGGATATTTTGGATCGAAAGGTTCCTCCTCCACCTGATGTCATTTTTTTGGATCTGAATATGCCTCGAAAAAATGGTTTTGAGTGCCTGATCGAAATAAAACATACCGACAAGCTTAAAAATATCCCTGTCGTAATATTTTCCACTTCTTCCCAGCCCGAAACCATCAATAGAGTGTATGAGCAGGGGGCTAACTACTATGTATGCAAGCCGGGGTCTTTTTCAAAGCTAAAGTTAGTGATTCAAAAGGTGTTAGACATTGACTGGAACCAGCACAAACCACCGCGCAACAAAGAGAATTTCCTGATAACTCTCTAA
- a CDS encoding S-adenosylmethionine:tRNA ribosyltransferase-isomerase: MQNLPEIPLADYQYDLPDERIARFPVEPRDTSKLLIYENGTIKHDRFYALPEHLPNNAFLVFNDTKVIPARVFFYKSSGAMIEVFLLHPEMPSRIINDVMQQTHFCVWSCMVGNKKRWKAGEVLTTELRINNYELRINAEWADVENNWVKFSWESTSGTSYPFQPPSFAEVIRALGEIPLPPYLGRSADAHDADTYQTVYSKVEGAVAAPTAGLHFTDGVFRKLTEKGIRHDFVTLHVGAGTFQPVKVLNAVEHTMHSEQVVFKRSLVQHLLENLPDIVAVGTTSMRSLESLYWIGTKLLMSSLKQRTDGEHFFIEKLMPYQAYNSLPTAKESLEAVLKYMSAYPLDELVGETEIMIFPGYEFKICQGLITNYHQPGSTLMLLVAAFIGPQWRTVYQVALDSDYRFLSYGDSSLLWRADGVFN, translated from the coding sequence ATGCAAAATCTTCCTGAAATACCTCTTGCAGACTATCAGTATGATCTGCCAGACGAACGTATTGCGCGTTTTCCCGTGGAGCCGCGTGATACGTCAAAGTTATTGATTTATGAAAACGGGACGATTAAACACGACCGTTTCTATGCGCTGCCCGAACATTTGCCAAACAACGCATTTTTGGTATTTAATGACACCAAGGTGATTCCGGCACGGGTGTTTTTCTATAAGTCATCGGGAGCAATGATTGAAGTTTTTCTGTTGCATCCGGAAATGCCTTCCCGAATTATCAATGACGTCATGCAGCAAACACACTTCTGTGTGTGGAGTTGTATGGTCGGAAATAAAAAGCGTTGGAAAGCGGGAGAAGTTTTGACGACAGAATTGCGAATTAATAATTATGAATTACGAATAAACGCTGAATGGGCCGATGTAGAGAATAATTGGGTGAAGTTTAGCTGGGAATCTACGTCAGGGACTTCTTATCCTTTTCAACCTCCTTCCTTTGCCGAAGTCATCCGGGCCCTGGGAGAAATACCTTTGCCGCCTTATTTGGGTCGGAGCGCCGACGCTCATGATGCTGATACGTACCAAACCGTATACTCAAAAGTGGAAGGGGCGGTTGCGGCACCTACGGCCGGGCTTCATTTTACGGATGGGGTTTTCAGGAAGCTAACAGAAAAGGGTATTCGCCATGATTTTGTAACGCTGCACGTCGGTGCCGGTACTTTTCAACCCGTAAAGGTTCTGAATGCGGTAGAGCATACCATGCACTCAGAGCAGGTAGTATTTAAACGCAGCTTGGTTCAACACCTTTTGGAAAATCTGCCGGATATCGTTGCGGTTGGGACAACGTCTATGCGCTCCTTGGAAAGCCTCTATTGGATCGGAACAAAACTTTTGATGTCTTCACTAAAACAACGAACTGACGGCGAACATTTTTTTATTGAAAAGCTAATGCCGTATCAGGCCTACAATTCACTCCCAACGGCGAAAGAATCCCTGGAAGCGGTTTTGAAGTATATGTCGGCCTACCCATTGGATGAGTTGGTAGGAGAGACCGAGATCATGATTTTTCCGGGCTATGAATTCAAAATTTGCCAAGGGCTCATCACCAATTACCATCAACCCGGCTCAACCTTGATGTTGCTGGTTGCCGCTTTTATCGGTCCGCAGTGGCGTACTGTTTATCAGGTTGCCCTGGACAGTGATTACCGTTTTTTGAGCTATGGAGATTCGTCGTTGCTGTGGAGAGCGGATGGCGTTTTCAATTAG